From one Aquicella lusitana genomic stretch:
- a CDS encoding IS481 family transposase, whose protein sequence is MYECTQKIIKNKVGLLNLAEELGNVSRACKVMGFSRDTFYRYKSAVEQGGIETLFDKSRRQPNIKNRTDEATENAVLDYAIEYPAHGQLRVSNELRKRGVFVSPSGVRCIWLRHDLASFKQRLTALEKKSAEENLILTEAQLAALERKKDDDMACGEIETAHPGYLGSQDTFYVGNLKGVGRIYQQTFVDTYSKVAHCKLYTTKTPITSADLLNDRVLPFFEEQGLGLLRVLTDRGTEFCGKVEQHDYELYLALNDIEHTKTKAQSPQTNGICERFHRTILNEFYQVAFRKKVYTTIDELQKDLDDWLGYYNNERTHQGKMCCGRTPMATLIDGKRIWKEKVDNLNLN, encoded by the coding sequence ATGTACGAGTGTACGCAAAAAATCATTAAAAACAAGGTCGGTCTGTTAAATTTGGCAGAAGAGCTAGGGAATGTATCAAGAGCCTGCAAGGTAATGGGCTTCTCCAGAGATACGTTTTATCGTTATAAATCAGCAGTTGAGCAAGGAGGCATTGAGACCTTGTTCGACAAGAGCAGACGGCAGCCAAACATCAAGAACCGCACCGATGAAGCTACAGAGAATGCTGTATTGGACTATGCCATTGAGTACCCCGCGCATGGTCAATTAAGAGTCAGTAATGAGCTTAGGAAAAGAGGTGTTTTTGTTTCTCCTAGCGGTGTTCGTTGCATCTGGCTAAGGCATGATTTGGCATCATTTAAACAGCGTCTAACCGCACTGGAAAAGAAATCTGCCGAGGAGAACTTAATTCTAACTGAAGCACAACTGGCCGCGCTAGAACGCAAAAAAGACGATGATATGGCCTGCGGTGAAATTGAAACAGCACATCCTGGCTATCTTGGTTCACAAGATACCTTTTATGTTGGCAATCTCAAGGGTGTTGGGCGCATTTATCAGCAAACATTTGTTGATACCTACTCCAAAGTGGCTCATTGCAAGCTATATACCACAAAAACACCGATTACATCTGCTGACCTGTTAAATGATCGTGTGTTGCCATTCTTTGAAGAACAAGGCTTGGGCTTGCTGCGCGTATTAACGGATCGTGGCACTGAGTTTTGCGGCAAGGTAGAGCAACACGATTACGAGTTGTATTTGGCGCTCAATGATATTGAGCACACCAAAACGAAAGCTCAATCACCCCAGACCAATGGCATCTGTGAACGCTTTCATAGGACGATTCTGAATGAGTTTTATCAGGTTGCTTTCCGAAAGAAAGTTTACACAACTATTGACGAGTTGCAAAAAGATCTGGATGATTGGCTCGGTTATTACAACAATGAACGCACACATCAGGGTAAAATGTGTTGTGGCCGAACTCCGATGGCGACATTGATTGATGGTAAAAGAATCTGGAAGGAAAAAGTTGATAATCTCAACTTGAACTGA
- a CDS encoding RnfABCDGE type electron transport complex subunit B — translation MNKVTPEQIDALLPQTQCGLCGYGGCMPYAEAMVFEAAPINLCPPGGVHTLRELGRLMNQDPEPYVSEMEHKAKPPMLAVIREAECIGCTKCIQACPVDAILGSAKQMHTIISAECTGCELCVPPCPVDCIDILIQPDAAQIELEKKSRARQRFRERQERLAMENAEKKTLLHKNSLAKKKTYIHDAIARVKARKAQRHAPDKQGLR, via the coding sequence ATGAATAAAGTCACACCTGAACAGATTGATGCTCTGCTGCCGCAAACGCAATGTGGCCTTTGCGGATATGGCGGTTGTATGCCTTATGCCGAAGCGATGGTGTTTGAAGCAGCGCCCATCAATCTGTGTCCACCCGGCGGGGTCCATACACTCAGAGAACTAGGCAGATTAATGAATCAGGATCCTGAGCCCTATGTTTCGGAAATGGAACATAAAGCAAAACCGCCTATGCTCGCTGTCATTCGCGAAGCGGAGTGTATAGGTTGCACCAAATGCATTCAGGCATGCCCTGTTGATGCCATTCTAGGCAGTGCCAAGCAAATGCACACTATCATTTCAGCAGAATGCACTGGCTGCGAATTGTGCGTCCCGCCCTGCCCAGTGGACTGCATCGATATACTGATTCAGCCGGATGCAGCGCAAATAGAACTAGAAAAAAAGAGCCGAGCGCGGCAACGATTTCGTGAAAGGCAAGAACGGCTTGCTATGGAAAACGCAGAGAAGAAAACCCTGCTGCATAAAAACAGTCTGGCAAAAAAGAAAACCTATATTCATGATGCCATCGCCCGCGTCAAAGCCAGGAAGGCTCAGCGTCACGCGCCAGATAAGCAAGGTTTAAGGTGA
- the metG gene encoding methionine--tRNA ligase, which produces MAAKRQMLVTSALIYANGTPHLGHLVGYIQADIWVRLQKMLGADCVYICGSDSHGTPIMIQAEKMGITPTALIEEMHREQLRDFTDFYVEFDNYYSTHSPENRELVELIFKRHLDAGNITKRTIKQLFDPEKNMFLPDRYIKGECPNCGSKDQYGDNCEVCGATYLPTDLKNPYSTLTGAKPIEKESEHYFFKLQNHENFLKDWTRRGHLQEQVSNKLDEWFKDGLKEWDISRDAPYFGFTIPGEKDKYFYVWLDAPIGYMASFKNLCERRKDLDFDTYWKSESPVELYHFIGKDIIYFHALFWPAILHGANFRTPTAIFVNGFLTVNGQKMSKSRGTFLKARTYLDHLNPEYLRYYFAAKLSDRIEDLDINFEDFMQRVNSDLVGKFINIASRCASFINKIFAGTLANQLAEPELYQQFAQAGSEIAERYHQLEYSQAIRQIMALADRANQYIDEQKPWVLAKDPARKTEVQAVCSMGINLFRVLMIYLKPVLPHTAKQVESFLNIPPLQWHDKDTPLLGHAICDFKPLIQRIDPKQIEAMKMSSQQDMEKKITALETPMSAKEKEEKMELISIEDFSKVDLRIAKILEAESVEGADKLLRLKVSLGPDETRQIFAGIKSAYQPEELIGRHVVVVANLQPRKMRFGISEGMVLAAGPGGKDLWVVSPDPGAESGMKVK; this is translated from the coding sequence ATGGCTGCAAAACGTCAAATGCTAGTAACAAGCGCGCTTATTTATGCCAATGGCACGCCCCATCTTGGCCATCTGGTAGGCTATATTCAGGCGGATATCTGGGTTCGCCTGCAGAAAATGCTGGGCGCAGACTGCGTTTATATATGCGGCAGTGACAGCCATGGGACGCCTATCATGATTCAGGCAGAAAAAATGGGCATCACTCCCACAGCGCTTATTGAGGAAATGCACCGCGAGCAATTACGTGATTTCACGGATTTTTATGTTGAATTCGATAACTATTATTCAACCCACTCGCCAGAAAACAGGGAGCTTGTTGAATTGATTTTCAAGCGCCATCTGGATGCGGGTAATATTACCAAAAGAACGATCAAGCAGTTATTTGATCCGGAAAAAAATATGTTTTTACCTGACCGCTATATCAAAGGCGAATGCCCCAATTGCGGCAGCAAGGATCAGTACGGCGACAACTGCGAAGTTTGCGGCGCCACTTATTTGCCTACCGATTTGAAGAATCCTTATTCAACACTGACAGGTGCTAAGCCCATAGAAAAAGAATCTGAGCATTACTTTTTTAAACTACAAAACCACGAAAACTTCCTGAAAGACTGGACACGCCGTGGTCACTTACAGGAGCAGGTTTCAAATAAACTGGATGAGTGGTTCAAAGATGGATTGAAAGAATGGGACATTTCCCGTGATGCGCCCTATTTTGGTTTTACCATCCCCGGCGAGAAAGATAAATATTTTTATGTCTGGCTGGATGCGCCCATTGGTTATATGGCCAGCTTTAAAAATCTTTGTGAGCGCAGAAAAGACCTTGATTTTGATACTTACTGGAAAAGCGAAAGCCCCGTTGAGCTTTATCATTTCATCGGCAAGGACATTATTTATTTTCACGCGCTGTTCTGGCCTGCCATACTACATGGAGCAAATTTCCGCACGCCCACCGCCATTTTTGTGAATGGGTTTCTAACGGTAAACGGACAGAAAATGTCAAAATCGCGTGGCACGTTCCTTAAGGCGAGAACTTACCTCGACCACTTAAACCCTGAATATCTGCGTTATTATTTTGCTGCGAAGCTGAGTGATCGCATTGAAGATCTCGATATTAATTTCGAGGATTTCATGCAGCGTGTCAATTCAGACCTGGTAGGCAAATTCATTAACATCGCGAGCCGGTGCGCGAGTTTTATCAATAAAATTTTCGCCGGTACACTGGCAAACCAGCTTGCTGAACCGGAACTCTATCAGCAATTCGCGCAAGCAGGCAGCGAGATTGCAGAAAGATATCACCAGCTTGAATACAGCCAGGCCATTCGGCAAATCATGGCGCTTGCTGATCGTGCCAATCAATATATCGATGAACAAAAGCCCTGGGTGCTAGCCAAGGATCCTGCACGGAAGACTGAGGTGCAAGCGGTTTGCTCGATGGGTATTAATCTGTTCCGAGTCTTGATGATTTATTTAAAACCTGTTCTGCCACATACGGCGAAACAAGTAGAAAGCTTTTTGAATATTCCTCCGCTACAATGGCATGATAAGGATACTCCCTTACTAGGTCATGCCATTTGTGATTTTAAACCCTTAATTCAACGTATAGATCCCAAACAAATAGAGGCGATGAAAATGTCTTCACAACAGGATATGGAAAAAAAGATCACCGCACTGGAAACACCTATGTCCGCCAAAGAGAAAGAAGAAAAAATGGAACTCATCAGCATAGAGGATTTTAGCAAGGTGGATTTGCGTATCGCAAAGATTCTAGAAGCAGAATCCGTCGAAGGCGCTGATAAACTGCTACGGCTTAAAGTGTCCCTAGGGCCTGATGAAACACGGCAAATATTTGCAGGTATTAAATCAGCTTATCAACCAGAAGAATTGATCGGTCGCCATGTTGTCGTCGTCGCCAACTTGCAGCCACGCAAAATGCGGTTTGGCATATCGGAAGGCATGGTGCTCGCAGCGGGTCCGGGCGGCAAGGATTTATGGGTCGTGAGTCCTGATCCTGGTGCTGAATCAGGTATGAAGGTCAAATGA
- the apbC gene encoding iron-sulfur cluster carrier protein ApbC yields the protein MLQKEIEARLARYQDPYLGKDLVSAKAIKRITVNGGGVEIEISLGYPFEGRKARMIAEIETLLAPLVEGKTLAVRLSSQIDAHNGRQGVSGLANVKNIIAVGSGKGGVGKSTIAVNLALALAHEGARVGILDADIYGPSQPAMLGSSGERPVLKEKSLLPIIRYGLQSMSIGYLIDEDAPMVWRGPMIGKAMQQLLHDTAWDALDYLIVDLPPGTGDIQLTLCQKMPVSGAVIVTTPQDLALLDVRRACEMFNKLNVPIIGVIENMSHYHCPHCGHDEPVFGQGGGAKLAEQYQLALLGSIPLDIRLREMTDSGNPPVTQEPEGQHTGTFCEIARKVAAILALQARDYSARFPKVVVQHTSPGQVKTEE from the coding sequence GTGTTGCAAAAAGAGATTGAAGCGAGGCTCGCCCGTTATCAGGATCCTTATCTGGGTAAAGACCTGGTATCAGCTAAAGCGATCAAACGTATCACGGTCAATGGGGGCGGTGTTGAAATAGAGATCAGTCTGGGCTATCCCTTTGAGGGAAGAAAGGCTCGGATGATAGCCGAGATAGAAACCCTGCTCGCACCCCTTGTTGAGGGCAAGACACTCGCTGTCCGTCTTTCCTCCCAGATTGATGCGCATAACGGCAGACAGGGCGTTTCGGGGCTTGCCAATGTCAAAAACATTATTGCTGTCGGGTCAGGCAAGGGCGGGGTAGGTAAATCAACCATCGCGGTTAATCTGGCTCTGGCGCTTGCTCATGAAGGCGCGCGCGTGGGAATACTGGATGCCGATATTTATGGTCCCAGCCAGCCAGCCATGCTGGGGTCTAGCGGTGAACGGCCGGTGTTAAAAGAAAAATCACTTTTGCCGATTATACGTTACGGACTCCAATCCATGTCTATTGGCTATTTAATAGACGAGGATGCACCCATGGTCTGGCGCGGACCCATGATTGGCAAGGCTATGCAGCAGTTGCTGCATGATACAGCCTGGGACGCACTGGATTATCTGATCGTGGATTTGCCGCCAGGGACGGGCGATATTCAGCTGACACTCTGTCAGAAGATGCCCGTGAGCGGCGCGGTCATTGTGACCACACCACAGGATCTTGCGCTGCTGGATGTGCGGCGCGCATGTGAAATGTTTAATAAGCTAAATGTTCCCATTATCGGTGTCATTGAAAATATGAGCCACTATCATTGCCCGCATTGTGGACATGATGAACCTGTTTTTGGTCAGGGTGGCGGCGCCAAGCTGGCGGAACAGTATCAATTGGCCTTGCTAGGCAGCATTCCACTGGATATTCGCCTGCGCGAAATGACAGACAGCGGAAACCCACCCGTGACGCAGGAACCCGAAGGCCAGCATACCGGAACATTTTGCGAAATAGCGAGAAAAGTCGCAGCGATTCTCGCGCTGCAGGCCCGGGATTATTCGGCCCGGTTTCCCAAAGTCGTCGTTCAGCATACATCGCCTGGACAAGTGAAAACAGAGGAGTAA
- the dcd gene encoding dCTP deaminase, whose translation MSIKSDKWIRRMAEERGMIAPFEPRQVRHSESGKIVSHGTSSYGYDIRCSREFKIFTNINSAIVDPKNFAAESFVDISSDVCIIPPNSFALARSIEYFRIPRNVLVICLGKSTYARCGIIVNVTPLEPEWEGHITLEFSNTTPLPAKIYANEGVAQLLFLESDEECETSYKDRGGKYQGQTGVTLPIT comes from the coding sequence ATGAGTATCAAGTCAGACAAATGGATTCGGCGCATGGCAGAAGAGCGGGGTATGATTGCCCCTTTTGAACCGCGCCAAGTGCGGCATAGCGAGAGTGGAAAGATTGTATCACACGGTACTTCCAGTTATGGTTATGACATTCGCTGCTCCCGAGAATTTAAAATTTTTACCAATATCAATTCTGCCATTGTGGACCCCAAAAATTTTGCTGCGGAGAGTTTTGTAGATATTTCCTCAGATGTTTGCATTATTCCTCCCAATTCCTTTGCGCTGGCGCGCAGTATTGAGTATTTCCGCATACCCCGCAATGTGCTGGTGATTTGTCTGGGCAAGTCCACTTATGCGCGTTGCGGCATCATTGTGAATGTCACGCCGCTTGAACCTGAATGGGAAGGGCATATCACGCTGGAATTTTCCAACACTACGCCGCTGCCTGCCAAAATTTATGCAAACGAAGGCGTTGCGCAACTTCTCTTTCTTGAATCAGATGAAGAGTGTGAAACTTCATATAAGGATCGCGGCGGTAAATACCAAGGTCAGACAGGCGTGACTTTGCCAATTACTTAA
- a CDS encoding integration host factor subunit beta: MIKSQLIGELSKHFPHLPEKDIALAVNHIIEHMSEILSNGGRIEIRGFGSFNLHFRPPRRAHNPKTGEKLITNPKYAVHFKPGKELREKVNSNRHIPIEVVSHEEMEDETE, from the coding sequence CTGATTAAATCACAACTCATCGGCGAACTCAGCAAGCACTTTCCTCACCTTCCCGAAAAAGACATTGCTCTCGCTGTCAATCACATCATCGAACACATGAGCGAAATCCTGAGCAACGGGGGAAGAATTGAAATACGCGGATTTGGCAGTTTCAATCTCCATTTTCGTCCTCCGCGCCGCGCGCATAATCCTAAAACTGGCGAAAAACTGATTACGAATCCTAAATACGCAGTCCATTTCAAGCCGGGAAAAGAGCTGCGTGAAAAAGTTAATAGCAACCGTCACATCCCCATCGAAGTAGTTTCTCACGAAGAAATGGAAGACGAGACGGAATAG